Within the Streptomyces sp. R41 genome, the region GCGCAGACGGTCCAGCTGGTCGGGCCGGCGCAACAGGGTGAGGACGCCGTTGGCGATCAGATTGACCGTGGTCTCGTGTCCGGCGATGAACAGCAGGATGGTGTTCACCGCCAGGTTCTCCTCGCTGAGCCGTACGGCCGGGTCCGTTTCGTTGACGAGGTCGGAGAGCATGTCGCCGGTGGGCCGACCGCGGCGCTGTTCGGCGAGTTGGACCAGGTACTGGCCCATCTCCTGCTCCGCCTGGCCGGCCGCCTGGTCCCGTTCGGCGGTGTCACCTTCGGGCCCGATGTCGGCGGACGCGACGAGGGTGTCGGTCCAGTCCTGGAAGAGCTGCTCGTCCTTGTCCGGGATGCCGAGCAGGCGGCAGATCACGGTAACGGGAAGTGGGTAGGCGAAGTCGTCGACGACGTCGATCTGCCTGCCCTCCTGGAACACTTCCGCCAGTTCCTTGGTCAGCTGGACGATCTCGCCGCGCATGGAGTCGACCCGGCCCGGACTGTGCGGCGGGCCGAACGGCCGCATGGCCGAGTTGCGCAGCCGGTGGTGCTCGGGGTCGTCGAGCCGCAGGAACGACGGTTGTCGTGTCACCTCGTACGGAGCGGGAGCGGTGCGCGAGCGCGCATCAGCACTCATCCGGGGGTCGTGCAGCAGCGCGACGATCTCGTGGTAAGTGCCGATCAGGTAGCTGCCGTCCGCCTGCCGCACCGCGGGCCCCGCCTCGCGGAGTTCCGCATACAGCGGGTAGGGGTCGGGGCGGTTGGCGTAGTCGGAGATCCGGGCCAGCAGGGTGTCGGAGGCCATGGTGGCTCCTCGTGGTGGGGCGGGACGTGGGTCAGCCGGGCTGCACCAGCGTCAGCCGGCGATCCGGCAGGTAACCGGTGAGCGCCACGGTGGGGCCGTGGGACAGCCCGCTCGGATCCGGCACGTCGGACGGAATCGCGACGTCGGCCGCGATCGCACGGTCCTGGGCGCCGGGCGGGGGCGGGAACGGAGCAGCCGTCTCGATCAGGTGCTTGTAGTAGTCGAGCGACTTGGCCATGTCGACGGTGACCGCGGCGGTGACCCGCCCCTTGTAGCCGTAGACCACTGCCAGGCGGCGCGCCTCCAGAGAGCCTTGGGCGATGACCACATGGTCGGAGTAGGTGGGCACGCCCACCGACTTGATGTTGAGCCCGAACTGGGTCGACCAGAACGACGGGACGGCCAGGTGCGGGCGCTGCAGGGGC harbors:
- a CDS encoding cytochrome P450; translation: MASDTLLARISDYANRPDPYPLYAELREAGPAVRQADGSYLIGTYHEIVALLHDPRMSADARSRTAPAPYEVTRQPSFLRLDDPEHHRLRNSAMRPFGPPHSPGRVDSMRGEIVQLTKELAEVFQEGRQIDVVDDFAYPLPVTVICRLLGIPDKDEQLFQDWTDTLVASADIGPEGDTAERDQAAGQAEQEMGQYLVQLAEQRRGRPTGDMLSDLVNETDPAVRLSEENLAVNTILLFIAGHETTVNLIANGVLTLLRRPDQLDRLREDPGLLPQAVEELLRYEPPVHMRERVPLVDIDVAGTTIPAGTSVILALASGSRDPMRFSEPDRFDPTRPDNQHVGFGSGIHLCFGAPLARIEAEAALGALLPHLGTARLVQDPPPYRQNAMLRGPRHLPIQL